A genomic region of Bradyrhizobium sp. ORS 278 contains the following coding sequences:
- the hemB gene encoding porphobilinogen synthase, which yields MAIKFGRPIDVRDVARNPAAGTPPVLDLTIRPRRNRKAEWARRLVRENVLTTDDLIWPLFVVQGDRTRSTVASMPGVERLSVDEIVRDAERAAKLDIPCIALFPYTEPSLRDEHGSEACNPDNLVCQAVRAIKKEFPEIGVLCDVALDPFTSHGHDGLIKDGRILNDETVAVLVRQALVQAEAGCDIIAPSDMMDGRVGAIRQALDQSGFLDVQIMAYAAKYASAFYGPFRDAIGSAKTLTGDKRTYQMDSANTDEALREVELDIAEGADMVMVKPGMPYLDVVRRVKDTFSMPTFAYQVSGEYAMIAAAANNGWIDGDRAIMESLLAFKRAGADGVLTYFAPQAAERLRRQS from the coding sequence ATGGCGATCAAATTCGGGCGCCCGATCGATGTGCGCGACGTCGCGCGTAACCCCGCCGCGGGAACACCACCGGTGCTCGATTTGACCATCCGCCCCCGGCGAAACCGCAAGGCGGAATGGGCCCGCCGCCTGGTCCGCGAAAACGTCCTGACCACCGACGATCTGATCTGGCCGCTGTTCGTCGTACAAGGCGACCGGACCCGCAGCACCGTCGCGTCCATGCCCGGCGTCGAGCGGCTGAGCGTCGACGAGATCGTGCGCGACGCCGAGCGCGCCGCCAAGCTCGATATTCCCTGTATCGCGCTGTTCCCCTACACCGAGCCGTCGCTGCGCGACGAGCACGGCTCGGAGGCCTGCAATCCCGACAATCTGGTTTGCCAGGCGGTGCGCGCGATCAAGAAGGAGTTCCCGGAGATCGGCGTGCTCTGCGACGTGGCGCTGGACCCGTTTACCAGCCATGGCCATGACGGGCTGATCAAGGACGGCCGCATCCTGAATGACGAGACCGTCGCGGTGCTGGTGCGCCAGGCGCTGGTTCAGGCCGAGGCCGGCTGCGACATCATCGCGCCATCGGACATGATGGACGGCCGCGTTGGCGCGATCCGTCAGGCGCTGGACCAGTCGGGCTTCCTCGACGTGCAGATCATGGCTTATGCGGCCAAATATGCCTCCGCCTTCTACGGCCCGTTCCGCGACGCGATCGGCTCGGCCAAGACGCTGACCGGCGACAAGCGCACCTACCAGATGGACAGCGCCAACACCGATGAGGCGCTGCGCGAGGTCGAGCTCGACATCGCCGAAGGCGCCGACATGGTGATGGTGAAGCCGGGCATGCCCTATCTCGACGTCGTCCGCCGCGTGAAGGACACCTTCAGCATGCCGACCTTCGCCTATCAGGTATCGGGCGAATACGCGATGATTGCCGCGGCCGCCAACAATGGCTGGATCGACGGTGACCGGGCCATCATGGAGAGCCTGCTGGCTTTCAAGCGCGCCGGCGCAGATGGTGTCCTCACCTATTTCGCGCCGCAGGCCGCCGAGCGGTTGCGCCGGCAGAGCTAA
- a CDS encoding Nramp family divalent metal transporter, whose protein sequence is MDAKSPDLSQLHAMVSPGDGLMTDGWRNARGEPSLGNMFASVRTSAKGSLWRKLIAFLGPGYLVAVGYMDPGNWATSLAGGSKFGYVLLSVALLSNLMAIVLQSLCTRLGVATGRDLAQACRDSTPRWVSVPLWLSAEIAITATDLAEVIGTAIGLSLLFGLPLSIGVCVTALDVFLILALQAFGFRWIEAFVVALLGIIALCFAIQIAMAQPDWAQVIKGFVPSGQLIANPEMLYLALGILGATVMPHNLYLHSGLVQTRGYGDSPEEKREAITLSTIDSTIALCLALTINASILILAAATFHKTGQHDVAELDQAHAFLAPLLGSTLAPTLFAIALLCCGLNSTITATLSGQIVMEGFLQWRIAPWLRRLITRMIAIVPAVVVTIWAGEKATGQLLILSQVVLSLQLPFAVVPLVLITASRSKMGQFVAPRWLTAIAGAIAVAIIVLNAKLVWDLAAG, encoded by the coding sequence ATGGACGCCAAATCGCCAGACCTTTCGCAACTCCATGCCATGGTTTCGCCGGGTGACGGCTTGATGACCGACGGGTGGCGCAACGCGCGCGGCGAGCCGTCGCTGGGCAACATGTTCGCGTCGGTTCGAACCTCCGCCAAAGGTTCGCTGTGGCGGAAGCTGATAGCCTTTCTCGGGCCTGGTTATCTCGTGGCCGTGGGCTACATGGACCCCGGCAATTGGGCGACGTCGCTCGCCGGCGGTTCCAAATTCGGCTACGTGCTGCTCTCCGTCGCGCTGCTCTCCAATCTGATGGCCATCGTGCTGCAGTCGCTATGCACCCGGCTGGGTGTCGCAACCGGGCGCGACCTGGCGCAGGCCTGTCGCGACTCGACGCCGCGCTGGGTCTCGGTGCCGTTATGGCTGTCTGCGGAGATCGCAATCACTGCGACCGATCTGGCCGAGGTCATCGGCACCGCGATCGGGCTCAGCCTCCTGTTCGGGCTGCCGCTGTCGATCGGCGTCTGCGTCACCGCGCTCGATGTCTTCCTGATCCTGGCGCTGCAGGCGTTCGGCTTTCGCTGGATCGAGGCTTTCGTGGTTGCGCTGCTCGGAATCATCGCGCTGTGCTTCGCAATCCAGATCGCGATGGCGCAGCCGGACTGGGCGCAGGTGATCAAGGGCTTCGTTCCGAGCGGCCAGCTGATCGCCAATCCCGAAATGCTGTATCTGGCGCTCGGCATTCTCGGCGCGACCGTGATGCCGCACAATCTCTATCTCCATTCCGGGCTGGTGCAGACCCGCGGCTATGGCGATAGCCCGGAGGAGAAGCGCGAGGCGATCACGCTCTCGACGATCGATTCGACGATCGCGTTGTGTCTGGCGCTCACCATCAACGCCTCGATTCTGATCCTGGCCGCGGCCACATTCCACAAGACCGGACAGCACGACGTCGCCGAGCTCGACCAGGCGCATGCGTTCCTGGCGCCGCTGCTGGGATCGACGCTCGCGCCGACGCTGTTTGCCATCGCGCTGCTGTGCTGTGGCCTGAACTCGACGATCACTGCCACGCTGTCTGGCCAGATCGTGATGGAGGGCTTCCTGCAATGGCGGATCGCGCCGTGGCTGCGCCGCCTGATCACGCGGATGATCGCGATCGTGCCAGCCGTTGTCGTGACGATCTGGGCCGGCGAAAAGGCCACCGGACAGCTTCTGATTCTCAGTCAGGTCGTGCTCAGCCTGCAGCTGCCGTTCGCCGTCGTGCCGCTGGTTCTGATCACGGCGAGCCGCTCGAAGATGGGCCAGTTCGTGGCGCCGCGCTGGTTGACGGCCATCGCCGGCGCAATCGCCGTGGCGATCATCGTGCTCAACGCCAAGCTGGTATGGGATCTCGCGGCGGGATGA
- a CDS encoding class I SAM-dependent methyltransferase, whose translation MLAPQLGLRPVSNASVPCKICDGPADLYGVVDMNRPCQTAQAHRVSLTGVPIYYRRCADCGFLFTDAFDDWSIEQFKTHIYNDGYEAVDPDYRIKRPTDNAAAVARFWAPHKAGMRVLDFGGGNDVFCTSLRAHGFAEAVTYDPMVPEHATRPEGRYDLVTCFETLEHVPDPLAAIGAMAACVAEPGAVFYSTLTQPDDFDTQGMSWWYIGPRNGHISIYTKHALALAWHKFGFKTAPLNAGTHLAFRTLPEQWGLAEAPTAG comes from the coding sequence ATGCTCGCACCTCAACTCGGTCTCCGGCCCGTTTCGAACGCATCCGTGCCCTGCAAGATCTGTGACGGTCCTGCCGACCTCTATGGCGTCGTCGACATGAATCGCCCCTGCCAGACCGCGCAGGCGCATCGGGTCTCGCTGACCGGCGTACCGATCTATTACCGCCGCTGCGCCGATTGCGGCTTCCTGTTCACGGACGCCTTTGACGACTGGAGCATCGAGCAGTTCAAGACCCACATCTACAACGACGGCTATGAAGCCGTGGATCCAGACTATCGGATCAAGCGGCCCACCGACAATGCGGCGGCCGTGGCGCGCTTCTGGGCGCCGCATAAAGCTGGCATGCGTGTGCTCGACTTCGGCGGCGGCAACGACGTGTTCTGCACCAGCCTGCGCGCCCATGGTTTCGCCGAAGCCGTCACCTACGATCCGATGGTGCCGGAGCATGCGACCCGCCCCGAAGGCCGATACGATCTGGTGACCTGCTTCGAGACGCTCGAGCATGTGCCCGATCCGCTGGCCGCGATCGGCGCGATGGCGGCCTGCGTGGCCGAGCCGGGTGCGGTGTTCTACTCGACATTGACCCAGCCGGACGACTTCGACACTCAAGGCATGTCCTGGTGGTACATCGGCCCGCGCAACGGCCACATCTCGATCTACACCAAGCATGCGCTGGCGCTGGCTTGGCACAAGTTCGGCTTCAAGACCGCGCCGCTGAATGCCGGCACGCATCTGGCGTTCCGTACCTTGCCCGAGCAATGGGGACTCGCGGAAGCGCCGACAGCGGGCTGA
- a CDS encoding RDD family protein — MAYTGPGNGGGWSSGGPGVRPHAYDPAEQPELFRGVLMRRSIAFLIDLLVLSVPVILALIFIFLFGVVTLGLGWALFWLVSPASVVWAIVYYGATIGGPNSATIGMRMMDLQLRTWYGAPGYFVLGAVHAVCFWISVSVLSPLVLLIGLFNGRRRLLHDFVLGTVVINTSVRAQLGEPARMW, encoded by the coding sequence ATGGCGTATACGGGCCCCGGCAATGGCGGCGGCTGGTCCAGCGGCGGGCCCGGCGTACGGCCGCATGCCTACGATCCCGCTGAGCAGCCGGAGCTGTTTCGCGGCGTGCTGATGCGGCGATCGATCGCGTTCCTGATCGATCTCTTGGTGCTCTCGGTGCCGGTGATCCTGGCGCTGATCTTCATCTTCCTGTTCGGCGTGGTCACCCTCGGCCTCGGCTGGGCCCTGTTCTGGCTGGTGTCGCCGGCCTCCGTGGTCTGGGCGATCGTCTACTACGGCGCCACCATCGGCGGCCCGAACTCGGCCACGATCGGCATGCGAATGATGGATCTGCAGTTGCGGACCTGGTACGGCGCACCGGGCTATTTTGTGCTCGGTGCCGTGCATGCGGTCTGCTTCTGGATTTCGGTTTCCGTGCTGTCACCGCTGGTGTTGCTGATCGGGCTCTTCAACGGACGCCGCCGCCTGCTGCACGACTTCGTGCTTGGCACGGTCGTGATCAACACATCGGTACGGGCGCAACTCGGCGAACCCGCGCGTATGTGGTGA
- a CDS encoding arginyltransferase has protein sequence MTQHSRDTPQFYLTAPSPCPYLPGRQERKVFTHLVGDKATDLNDLLTHGGFRRSQSIAYRPACDQCRACVSVRVIANEFRPSRNFRKVLARNSDLVGEQRSAVPTSEQYSIFRSYLDQRHRHGGMADMTVLDYAMMVEDSHVETRIIEYRRRNLSNGPNARGGELVAVALTDVLSDGLSMVYSFFDPSETTRSLGTFMILDHIARARRQGLPYVYLGYWIEGSKKMDYKSRYLPQQRLAAAGWLRVEAEGGPAPEPQE, from the coding sequence TTGACCCAACATTCGCGTGACACCCCGCAATTTTACCTGACCGCCCCCTCCCCCTGCCCCTATCTCCCCGGGCGTCAGGAGCGGAAGGTGTTCACGCATCTGGTCGGCGACAAAGCCACCGACCTCAACGATCTCCTGACCCATGGCGGCTTCCGCCGCAGCCAGTCGATCGCCTACCGTCCGGCCTGCGACCAGTGCCGCGCCTGCGTCTCGGTCCGCGTGATCGCCAACGAATTCCGTCCCTCGCGCAATTTCCGCAAGGTGCTCGCGCGCAATTCCGACCTTGTCGGCGAGCAACGCAGCGCCGTTCCGACCTCGGAGCAATATTCGATCTTCCGCAGCTATCTCGATCAGCGCCACCGGCACGGCGGCATGGCCGACATGACCGTGCTCGACTATGCGATGATGGTCGAGGACAGCCATGTCGAGACGCGCATCATCGAGTACCGCCGCCGCAACCTCAGCAACGGGCCGAATGCGCGCGGCGGCGAGCTGGTGGCGGTGGCTCTGACCGACGTGCTCAGTGATGGGCTGTCGATGGTGTATTCGTTCTTCGACCCCTCGGAGACGACGCGCTCGCTCGGCACATTCATGATCCTCGACCACATCGCCCGCGCACGGCGCCAAGGGCTGCCTTACGTCTATCTCGGCTACTGGATCGAAGGCTCGAAAAAGATGGACTACAAGAGCCGCTATCTGCCGCAGCAGCGCCTGGCGGCTGCCGGCTGGCTCCGCGTCGAGGCAGAGGGCGGACCAGCGCCGGAGCCGCAGGAGTGA